Proteins found in one Corynebacterium sanguinis genomic segment:
- the prpD gene encoding 2-methylcitrate dehydratase PrpD gives MINHEVRTRRSAEEFPIEEHLAYKVAKVAADPVEVPEDTKEMIINRIIDNASVAVASFARRPVTSARVMAQAHPVNEGGAPIFGVDGNYSAEWVAFANGTAVRELDFHDTFLAAEYSHPGDNIPPILAVAQHKNLDGKALIRGIATGYEIQVNLVKGISLHEFKIDHVAHLGPSAAAGIGTMLELDVDTIYQAVGQALHTTTATRQSRKGLISSWKASAPAFAGKMAIEAVDRAMRGEGAPAPIWEGEDGVIAWLLHSPERTYIVPLPADGEEKRAILDTYTKEHSAEYQAQAPIDLARRMKATIAEAGKTTADIESIVLHTSHHTHYVIGTGANDPQKMDPTASRETLDHSIMYMFAVALEDGTWHHVDSYTPERAGRPETVELWHKVSTVEDPEWTRRYHSTDPNEKAFGAKAVITFTDGSVIADEIAVADAHPLGARPFSREDYIRKFRTLAAGIVSEEEQERFLAAAQDLENLTDLRELNVRVTEEAAAQAPETPAGIF, from the coding sequence ATGATCAACCACGAAGTACGCACCCGCCGCTCCGCCGAAGAGTTCCCGATTGAAGAGCACCTTGCTTACAAGGTGGCCAAGGTCGCAGCCGACCCGGTTGAGGTCCCGGAGGACACCAAGGAAATGATCATCAACAGGATCATTGACAACGCCTCCGTCGCCGTGGCCTCTTTCGCACGCCGCCCCGTCACTTCGGCCCGCGTCATGGCCCAGGCTCACCCCGTCAACGAGGGTGGTGCCCCCATCTTCGGCGTTGACGGCAACTACTCCGCCGAGTGGGTCGCGTTCGCCAACGGCACCGCGGTGCGCGAGCTCGATTTCCACGACACCTTCCTCGCCGCCGAGTACTCCCACCCGGGCGACAACATCCCGCCGATCTTGGCCGTCGCGCAGCACAAGAACCTCGACGGCAAGGCCCTGATCCGCGGCATCGCCACCGGCTACGAGATCCAGGTCAACCTGGTCAAGGGCATCTCCCTGCACGAGTTCAAGATCGACCACGTCGCGCACCTCGGCCCCTCGGCCGCAGCCGGCATCGGCACCATGCTTGAGCTTGACGTGGACACCATCTACCAGGCCGTCGGCCAGGCGCTGCACACCACCACCGCGACCCGCCAGTCCCGCAAGGGCCTGATCTCCTCCTGGAAGGCCTCCGCCCCGGCGTTCGCCGGCAAGATGGCCATCGAGGCCGTCGACCGCGCGATGCGCGGCGAGGGCGCACCCGCCCCGATCTGGGAGGGCGAGGACGGCGTCATCGCGTGGCTGCTGCACTCCCCGGAGCGCACCTACATCGTCCCGCTGCCTGCCGACGGCGAGGAGAAGCGCGCGATCCTGGACACCTACACCAAGGAGCACTCCGCGGAGTACCAGGCGCAGGCCCCGATCGACCTGGCGCGCCGCATGAAGGCGACCATCGCCGAGGCAGGCAAGACCACGGCGGACATCGAGTCCATCGTGCTGCACACCTCGCACCACACCCACTACGTCATCGGCACCGGCGCCAACGACCCGCAGAAGATGGACCCGACGGCCTCGCGCGAGACGCTCGACCACTCGATCATGTACATGTTCGCGGTCGCGCTCGAGGACGGCACCTGGCACCACGTCGACTCCTACACCCCGGAGCGCGCCGGCCGCCCCGAGACGGTCGAGCTGTGGCACAAGGTGTCCACCGTCGAGGACCCGGAGTGGACCCGCCGCTACCACTCCACCGACCCGAACGAGAAGGCGTTCGGCGCCAAGGCCGTGATCACGTTCACCGACGGCTCCGTCATCGCCGACGAGATCGCCGTTGCCGACGCCCACCCGCTCGGCGCTCGCCCGTTCAGCCGCGAGGACTACATCCGCAAGTTCCGCACCCTCGCCGCCGGCATCGTCTCCGAGGAGGAGCAGGAGCGCTTCCTCGCCGCGGCGCAGGAC
- a CDS encoding helix-turn-helix domain-containing protein: MAKLFAGGRIRTVRRQHDLTQVDMARRIGISASYLNQLENDQRPLTVAVLVELTRAFGLDPAYFSGDDERRTITELSGLLPDIEHEVLRDITARFPDVAKSILAIPSHLGVGAANPYAAVRTFFQDNRNYFDDLDRAAEDLASGARGRQARLTSLAAAFDQRLGYTVRFNQPAAHVEGARSAIDATARELRLRAGLTEAQQCFEMAYHFGLLTQGPLIDAHLNAHPGTRGHTAARDITRHGLAQYFAAAVTMPYAEILDAAVSTRYDIEVIASRFGTSFESTCQRLGTLQRPHAAAVPFFFIRTDRAGNISKRQSTTTFPFAVAGGTCPLWVVHRAFDTPNRVTRQVSVMPDGSTYLWVARMVQGPTSGFGAPRQENAVALGCDITHAPQMIYADGLDLRPDSATPIGPGCEMCPRDRCPQRAFPKL, encoded by the coding sequence GTGGCGAAGTTGTTTGCGGGGGGACGGATCCGGACTGTGCGCCGCCAGCACGACCTCACCCAGGTCGACATGGCCCGGCGCATCGGCATCTCCGCCAGCTACCTCAACCAGTTAGAAAACGACCAGCGCCCGCTTACCGTCGCCGTGCTCGTCGAGCTAACGCGCGCCTTTGGCCTCGACCCGGCGTACTTCTCGGGCGACGACGAGCGCCGCACCATCACCGAGCTCTCGGGGCTCCTTCCCGACATCGAGCACGAGGTGCTGCGCGATATTACGGCGCGTTTCCCGGATGTCGCAAAGAGCATCCTCGCCATCCCCTCCCACCTCGGGGTGGGCGCGGCGAACCCTTATGCCGCGGTGCGCACCTTCTTCCAGGACAACCGCAACTACTTCGACGACCTCGACCGCGCCGCCGAGGACCTCGCCTCCGGGGCGCGTGGCCGCCAGGCGCGGCTGACCAGTCTCGCCGCCGCCTTTGACCAAAGGCTCGGCTACACGGTGCGCTTCAACCAGCCCGCCGCCCACGTCGAGGGCGCGCGCTCCGCCATCGACGCCACCGCGCGCGAGCTGCGGCTGCGCGCCGGGCTGACCGAGGCGCAGCAATGCTTCGAGATGGCCTACCACTTCGGTCTGTTAACGCAGGGCCCGCTTATCGACGCCCACTTGAACGCCCACCCCGGCACCAGAGGCCACACCGCCGCGCGCGACATCACCCGCCACGGCCTGGCGCAGTACTTCGCGGCGGCAGTGACCATGCCGTATGCCGAAATCCTCGACGCGGCGGTGAGCACCCGCTATGACATTGAGGTCATCGCATCAAGGTTTGGCACCAGCTTCGAATCCACCTGCCAGCGCCTCGGCACACTGCAGCGCCCGCACGCCGCCGCGGTGCCGTTCTTTTTCATCCGCACCGACCGGGCGGGAAACATCTCGAAGCGGCAATCCACCACGACGTTTCCCTTCGCGGTGGCCGGCGGCACGTGCCCGCTGTGGGTGGTGCACCGGGCCTTTGACACCCCCAACCGCGTGACCAGGCAGGTCTCGGTGATGCCGGACGGATCTACGTACCTGTGGGTCGCGCGCATGGTGCAGGGCCCGACCTCCGGGTTCGGTGCGCCGCGCCAGGAAAACGCCGTGGCGCTGGGCTGCGACATCACGCACGCGCCGCAGATGATTTACGCCGACGGCTTGGACCTGCGGCCGGACTCCGCCACCCCGATCGGCCCGGGCTGCGAGATGTGCCCGCGCGATCGCTGCCCGCAGCGGGCCTTCCCGAAGCTTTAG